ATGTTACATACTTGGTAGAGCGTTATTGAATAGAATGTGATATTTGCAGCAAATAGGGGGAATATAAATGACAAAAGTTTCTGTTATCACTAGTACTTATAATAAAGATAAGTATTTAGATATTACATTGGCTGGGTATACGCTTCAAGATAATGATGATTTTGAAATAGTCATTGTAGATGATGGAAGTACTGACGATACTCAGAAGGTAATTCGTAAATACAGTAACAAATTGAACATAGTAAATATACATCAGTCAAATAGTGGAATCGCTGTAGCAAGGAATAAAGCATTGGATGCAGCAAATGGGCAGTATGTCATTGTAACGGATGATGATAGGATCCCATCTCCATCTTTTATTTCGGAACATAAAACAGCTCTTGATCGAGATGAAAAAACTGTAAGTATTGGCCTGCAGTATAGAATATTATCCTATTATACTAATCATTTTCCACTTGAATTTTCGGAGTTTGTAGACTTGTTTGAAAAGCATCCACTATTGTCAAAAATTGATGATGTTGTTCAAGTTTTCACTGCAGAAGATTTAATGAATAGTTTTGCTACAGTAATAGAAGAATGGGCACTCTCTGTGTTCGACCCAGGATCTTTGTTGCCCATAGTAGATCGTTTCGGCGAAGATTTAATTGGATATAACTTTGGCTGGACAAAAGCCTATGGAGGTAATATTTCATTCGATAAAAGTAAATTAACCTCCAGTATATATTACGATACGAATTTCAAAGGTTATGGAGCAGAAGATGTTGACATTTCCTATCAGTTATATTTGCAAAATTATACTTTTAGGTTTACTAGAAAGGCTATTAATTATCATCAAGAACACCCTAGAAATCCAAAGGAAAGACAGCAACAATTTGCGAACATTCAGTATCTTTTGAATAAATATAGTAGTTTAGAAATGTATCTATTAAATGCTGATGTAAAGGGAGAGGCAAGTGCTGAAGCGATTAATTTCACATTGAATTTATTGCAAAAAGATCCCTTTGTATTATTGCCAAAAATAAATGAATTTGTCAGTCGTAAAAGCAAAATAATGAACTGAAAATAAAGGAGAGTAATTATGGAAAATAATATATTAGAAGAAATCAAGATCACTCTTAATGAGATGCTTTTAGAGAATACAGGGGATACATATCCTAAACTAAATATAAATAATAATTTAAGGGAAGATTTACATTTTGATTCCTTTGATATGGCGGAACTGACGGTTAGAATTGAAGCAAAGTTTGGTGTTGATATCTTTGAAGGGGGACATATATATACGGTAAACGATATACTCCAAAAGCTGGAGTTAAAGAGATGAATAAAATCTTCATGAGCATTAATGGACTGGACTATACTTATGCAAAGCTGATCTCAGATTTAGGTGAAATGAATGAGTGTCGTTACTATGTATATTACAAAGATAATGACCCGTATAAAATTTTTAAGCATATCATTCACAGTTTAATTTATGACTATGAAATTGAGGTAATAGATGGAGACTTATCTAGATTAGAATTAATTGATCGTGGAATAGATTATGATTGTTTATCCCAAGTCGTAGAGATAGTAGAAGGAAAGAGGAGAAAAGTTCACACCCTGCCAGAGATAACTGAAATTGAATCAAGTTGTGTAAATTGGCGCATCACATTATATACATCAGGGACAACTGGAATACCTAAACGAATATCCCACCACATAAATACTTTTGTGAAAAATACAAAATGTACAGATAGGCATTCAGATGATATTTGGGCGTTTGCATATAATCCAACGCACATTGCGGGTTTACAGGTTTTTTTTCAGGCCTTCTTCAATAAAAACTCAATAATATATGCGTTTGCAAACTGTAAGGAAATGTTGGGGGATCTATTGGAGAAATACAATATAACACATATATCTGCAACACCTACCTATTATAGGAATACTCTATCTTATTTGAGTAAATGTTATCCTTTGGTAAAACGTGTGACTTTTGGAGGGGAAAAATATGATGCTTCACTGGAAAAATTGGTAGGCTTGACTTTTCCTAATTCAAAAATATTGAACATTTATGCATCAACAGAAACTGGTAGTTTGTTTGTTGGTCAAGGTGAATTTTTTGAGAGAAATGAAATGATTCAAAGGTACACAAGGGTCTCCGAAGAGGGGGAACTTAGTATACATCGTTCGTTATTGGAAGGCTCAACAATTCTTCAGAGTGACGATGATTGGTATTCAACGGGAGATATTGTGGAGTTGAGTGGAAGTAGGATTCGGTTTATTACTAGAAAGTCTGAATTATTTAATGTTGGTGGATATATGGTTAATCCCACTGAAATAGAATATATTCTACGAAATGTTGATGGTGTCTTAGATCTAGTAATTAGAGGAGAAGAAAATCGCTATACAAATAATATTGTAGTTGCAGATATCATTAAAACCCATGATGTTGATGAATTTTTCATTAAGTGTGCTGTTAAACAATACGCTAAAGAACACTTGCAAAGCTGGAAAGTACCACGAATCATTAATATAGTCCAACAATTAAGCGAAACCAGATCAGGGAAGAAAATGAGGTGAAATAATGGTTGTTATAGTTACCGGTCACTCAAGAGGTGTTGGCAGAGAGGTTGTTAATAAAATACTCACGGATACCAACTATACTGTTTTAGGGATAAGTCGTGCTAGTCATGAAAATTTTAAAGACCTTACTAAAGAATATGGAGAACGGTTTCATCACGTTACTTATGATCTGAGTGATATTAAAGGTATTAAACATCTATACCTAAGCAAGTTGAATCTTTATGGGCCAATTGTTGGATTAGTTAATAATTCGGCTATCGCATATGATGACTTGGTTACGAACCTTAATAATGATCAGTTAACAGAAATGTTTCAAGTTAATGTTTTTGCAGCTATGCAACTGACGAAATATGTGATTAGAGACATGATATTGAATAAAAGCAAGGGATCTATTGTTTTTGTATCATCAGTGAGTGCACATACTTCATACAAAGGGCTAAGTATGTATGCTGCGACAAAAGGTGCAATTGAGGCTTTCTCCAAAAGTGTTGCAAGGGAATGGGGAGGGCTTAGTATCCGTTCAAATTGTATAGTTGCAGGTTTTATGGACACCGCTATGAGTTCAACTTTATCAGAGGAGCATAAAAAACGGATTTACCAAAGGACCTCCCTAAAAAAAGGAACAAGTATAGAAAGTGTGGCTGAAACAGCTCTTTTTCTATTGGGTGGAAAATCAGAATCTATTACAGGTGCCAATATATTTGTTGATAATGGGACAATCTGAAGTATTTACCTAGGGGGATTAAATATAAAGCCAGATTTATAAGAGCATCGGACTTGTTAATTCCCATTAAGTTTGCAGATAATCGCTTGAGATAAATGCAGTCATTCATTTGAGTGAAATTGGCAAAGCAGTCTGTTGAAACAGATCAAGTGAGGAAGAACAAATCGAGTCTTTCATGAATATAACTCCACAGGTGAAGATTTACTGAACTTCGTATTTTATATAGTTAATTAAGCCTCAGTTACAGAAATAATGATACATTACTTTGAAATCAAACGCTGCGTATAGATGACGCTTTAGCAATGTATAGTTTACCATCCCTAAAATCAGGGTCGGAAAGGGAGGACTGAAATTGGCGGATTTTACTAAAATAAAGCCATTCAATGATTTGTGGTTAGACTGCATTAAGAACAATATGATTTCTATGCTTATGTGTATAAATGATAGCTTTAAGAATATTATTTTTCAAGCAGAAGTTACCTACCACAATAAATATATTAATCAAAAATTCAATTATGATGGGGAAGAAAAAAAATTTTTTATTGAGGGGTTCTTTACACCCAAAGTTATGTTTTTTATTGATTTTTTAGATCAGCTTTTTGAAAAGAAAGAATATATTTTTAATGAATATAATCCAATAATCTTGCATGATTTTATTAAAAAAGCACTTGATAATGAATGTTGTGTGTTTTTTAAAGTAGATAGATTTTTTTATCTGGACGGAAGAGAAGCGGGGAAATATCATATGGAACATCCCGTATTCATCTACGGATATGATCCATCAAAGCAATGTTTTAAGACCATTGAGGACTGTAAAATACCTGGGACAATGCAGTATTACAACCTTCCTTACTCCGTAATTGAGGCATCCTGCAAAGATTTTATTTCTAAGGGTGAAAGTATTGAATTCGAAGTTGTTCTATATAGACAGGATAACAATTTTGATTTAATGAGTAATAAAGAAGTTTCTTTATTAAATGCAAAAAAAATGTGCAATAATTTATTGGCTCATGGAGGTGTGGCAACCGAATATAATTTGCTATACGAAACCGGTTTAGCCGGAATAACATCGTATGCAAAGAATTTTATTGATTTGTTTTCTGAAATTGAGGAGTTTGGAGTATTTAAGACAAGGGTCGCTCAATTTCAGCAATTTCATGCAAGAAATGTAAACTTAATTAAACATTTAAATAAGCATGGATATATTAATGATCCGGATTCTAAGGACTTGTGCGATCAATATGAACAAATCCGAAGTCTGTGGGGAGATTTTAAACAAAAGAGTTATCAGCTAATCGCAAGAAAAAAATTGAATATACGTACAAGTCATATCAAGAATGATTTATTTTTTTTGTCTATGATAATCTATGAAATAGTAAAATACGAAAGAGAAGCCTTAAATACAATGTTAAGGGTTCTTCCCTAGAAATTAATATTATCTCATGTTTACTTACTCGTTTCTCGGTTTTCATCCATTGAGAGTTGGAATAGTCATGTAAGGATATCATGATTTTCTGGCAAAGCTGGTGGTGGCAATAGAAAACTGTAGAGATATTCCCAAGACATGCTCT
This genomic interval from Paenibacillus sp. FSL H8-0332 contains the following:
- a CDS encoding glycosyltransferase family 2 protein, with translation MTKVSVITSTYNKDKYLDITLAGYTLQDNDDFEIVIVDDGSTDDTQKVIRKYSNKLNIVNIHQSNSGIAVARNKALDAANGQYVIVTDDDRIPSPSFISEHKTALDRDEKTVSIGLQYRILSYYTNHFPLEFSEFVDLFEKHPLLSKIDDVVQVFTAEDLMNSFATVIEEWALSVFDPGSLLPIVDRFGEDLIGYNFGWTKAYGGNISFDKSKLTSSIYYDTNFKGYGAEDVDISYQLYLQNYTFRFTRKAINYHQEHPRNPKERQQQFANIQYLLNKYSSLEMYLLNADVKGEASAEAINFTLNLLQKDPFVLLPKINEFVSRKSKIMN
- a CDS encoding acyl carrier protein, with translation MENNILEEIKITLNEMLLENTGDTYPKLNINNNLREDLHFDSFDMAELTVRIEAKFGVDIFEGGHIYTVNDILQKLELKR
- a CDS encoding AMP-binding protein, with translation MNKIFMSINGLDYTYAKLISDLGEMNECRYYVYYKDNDPYKIFKHIIHSLIYDYEIEVIDGDLSRLELIDRGIDYDCLSQVVEIVEGKRRKVHTLPEITEIESSCVNWRITLYTSGTTGIPKRISHHINTFVKNTKCTDRHSDDIWAFAYNPTHIAGLQVFFQAFFNKNSIIYAFANCKEMLGDLLEKYNITHISATPTYYRNTLSYLSKCYPLVKRVTFGGEKYDASLEKLVGLTFPNSKILNIYASTETGSLFVGQGEFFERNEMIQRYTRVSEEGELSIHRSLLEGSTILQSDDDWYSTGDIVELSGSRIRFITRKSELFNVGGYMVNPTEIEYILRNVDGVLDLVIRGEENRYTNNIVVADIIKTHDVDEFFIKCAVKQYAKEHLQSWKVPRIINIVQQLSETRSGKKMR
- a CDS encoding SDR family oxidoreductase — its product is MVVIVTGHSRGVGREVVNKILTDTNYTVLGISRASHENFKDLTKEYGERFHHVTYDLSDIKGIKHLYLSKLNLYGPIVGLVNNSAIAYDDLVTNLNNDQLTEMFQVNVFAAMQLTKYVIRDMILNKSKGSIVFVSSVSAHTSYKGLSMYAATKGAIEAFSKSVAREWGGLSIRSNCIVAGFMDTAMSSTLSEEHKKRIYQRTSLKKGTSIESVAETALFLLGGKSESITGANIFVDNGTI